The proteins below are encoded in one region of Pseudomonadota bacterium:
- a CDS encoding VOC family protein gives MKQSKDAETAKPKLVGMNHVALEVGDVDAALAFYGKIFDFSLRGRSRTQAFIDMGDQFIALMATKSPHRDRSRHFGVVVDDRSRVVELAKAAGAKMVDGPFLDFLDPWGNRIEVIEYANIQFTKAPHVLRGMGLALGKTKKALGELAAKGMAPRPAKARRQTAVRKG, from the coding sequence ATGAAGCAAAGCAAGGACGCCGAGACCGCCAAGCCGAAGCTCGTGGGCATGAACCACGTGGCGCTCGAAGTCGGCGACGTGGACGCAGCGCTCGCCTTCTATGGAAAAATCTTCGATTTCAGCTTGCGCGGCCGGAGCCGCACTCAGGCCTTCATCGACATGGGCGATCAGTTCATCGCGCTCATGGCGACGAAGAGCCCGCATCGCGACCGAAGCCGGCATTTCGGCGTCGTCGTCGACGATCGCTCTCGGGTCGTCGAGCTCGCCAAAGCGGCCGGGGCGAAGATGGTGGACGGACCATTTCTCGATTTCCTCGATCCCTGGGGCAACCGCATCGAGGTGATCGAATACGCCAACATCCAATTCACCAAGGCGCCGCACGTCCTGCGCGGCATGGGCCTGGCGCTGGGCAAGACCAAGAAGGCGCTGGGCGAACTCGCGGCCAAAGGCATGGCGCCCCGACCAGCGAAAGCGCGCCGCCAAACCGCCGTCCGGAAGGGCTAG
- a CDS encoding propionyl-CoA synthetase encodes MANRHEEAHRRSLADPEGFWGEAVGAIDWAAMPRQILDRSRPPFYRWYRGGRLNICHNALDRHVAAGRGDDTALIYDSPVTGAKARFSYRELTQRVARLAGALAGLGVVKGDRVLIYMPMVPEAVIAMLAAARLGAVHSVVFGGFAGPELATRIDDAKPKVILFASAGIEPGRIVPYMPMIDHALAIAKWQPERCLLLQRGEHRTDPVAGRDLDWRELEAKAVPHACVEVEATDPLYILYTSGTTGIPKGVVRDTGGYAVALAWTMANIYAIQPGEVFWTASDVGWVVGHSYIVYGPLLRGATTILYEGKPVGTPDAGVFWRVIAEHKAVTMFTAPTAFRAIKREDPDGQLIRRYDLGRFRALFLAGERCDPNTLAWAEEHLKVPVVDHWWQTETGWPIAANCLGLERLTVKPGSASRSVPGWDVRTLDGEGHEAKPGEIGALAIKLPLPPGSLPTLWQNDDGYRKSYLAEFPGYYQTGDAGYIDADGYVYVMTRTDDIINVAGHRLSTGGMEEVLSNHPDVAECAVIGVADEIKGQVPLGLLVLKAGAGREPEKVAREVVQMVREHIGPVASFKTAVVVKRLPKTRSGKTLRGTMQKIADGTAYRVPATIDDPAILDEISQSLASVGYAKPRAAD; translated from the coding sequence ATGGCCAACCGGCACGAAGAAGCCCACCGTCGCTCGCTTGCCGACCCCGAGGGCTTCTGGGGCGAGGCAGTGGGTGCGATCGATTGGGCGGCGATGCCCCGCCAGATCCTGGATCGGAGCCGCCCGCCCTTCTACCGCTGGTACCGCGGCGGGCGCCTCAACATCTGCCACAATGCGCTTGACCGGCATGTGGCCGCCGGCCGCGGCGATGACACAGCACTCATCTACGATAGCCCGGTCACCGGGGCCAAGGCGCGCTTCAGCTATCGCGAGCTGACCCAGCGCGTGGCGCGGCTCGCCGGCGCCCTCGCCGGCTTGGGCGTGGTCAAAGGCGACCGCGTGCTCATCTATATGCCGATGGTGCCCGAGGCGGTGATCGCCATGCTGGCGGCCGCAAGGCTCGGAGCCGTGCACTCCGTGGTGTTCGGCGGCTTCGCCGGACCCGAGCTCGCCACCCGCATCGACGACGCCAAGCCCAAGGTGATCCTGTTCGCCTCGGCCGGCATCGAGCCCGGTCGCATCGTTCCCTACATGCCGATGATCGACCACGCGCTGGCGATCGCCAAGTGGCAGCCCGAGCGCTGTCTCCTGCTGCAGCGCGGCGAGCACCGGACCGATCCGGTCGCCGGCCGCGATCTCGATTGGCGCGAGCTCGAAGCCAAGGCCGTGCCGCATGCTTGCGTCGAGGTCGAGGCGACGGACCCGCTTTACATCCTCTACACCTCCGGGACCACCGGCATCCCCAAAGGTGTCGTCAGGGACACCGGCGGCTACGCGGTGGCGCTCGCCTGGACCATGGCGAATATCTATGCGATCCAGCCGGGCGAGGTGTTTTGGACGGCCTCGGATGTCGGCTGGGTCGTCGGCCACTCCTACATCGTCTACGGGCCGCTCTTGCGCGGCGCCACCACCATCCTCTACGAGGGGAAGCCGGTGGGCACGCCTGATGCCGGCGTCTTCTGGCGGGTGATCGCCGAGCACAAGGCGGTGACCATGTTCACCGCACCCACGGCCTTTCGTGCGATCAAGCGCGAGGATCCCGACGGCCAGCTCATTCGCCGCTACGATCTCGGTCGCTTCCGGGCGCTGTTTCTGGCGGGGGAGCGCTGCGATCCGAACACGCTCGCCTGGGCCGAAGAGCATCTCAAGGTGCCGGTGGTCGATCACTGGTGGCAGACCGAGACCGGCTGGCCGATCGCCGCCAACTGCTTGGGGCTCGAGCGCCTCACGGTGAAGCCGGGCTCGGCCAGCCGCTCCGTGCCGGGCTGGGACGTGCGCACGCTCGACGGCGAGGGCCATGAGGCGAAGCCGGGGGAGATCGGTGCCTTGGCGATCAAGCTGCCGCTGCCGCCGGGCAGCCTGCCGACGCTCTGGCAGAACGACGACGGCTATCGCAAGTCCTACCTCGCCGAATTTCCCGGCTACTACCAGACCGGCGATGCCGGCTATATCGACGCGGACGGCTACGTCTATGTGATGACCCGCACCGACGACATCATCAACGTCGCCGGGCATCGCTTGTCGACCGGCGGCATGGAAGAGGTGCTGTCGAACCATCCCGACGTCGCCGAATGCGCCGTCATCGGCGTCGCCGACGAGATCAAGGGACAGGTTCCCTTGGGTCTCTTGGTGCTCAAGGCCGGTGCCGGGCGCGAGCCGGAGAAGGTCGCCCGCGAGGTCGTGCAGATGGTGCGCGAGCATATCGGCCCGGTCGCCTCATTCAAGACCGCGGTGGTGGTCAAACGCCTGCCCAAGACCCGCTCGGGCAAGACTCTGCGCGGCACCATGCAGAAGATCGCCGATGGGACGGCGTACCGCGTTCCCGCCACCATCGACGATCCGGCAATCCTGGACGAGATCAGCCAGAGCTTGGCCAGCGTCGGCTATGCCAAGCCCAGAGCGGCGGACTGA
- a CDS encoding DUF488 domain-containing protein, whose product MSTSDKPPVFTIGHSNHSWEAFLDLVNRHAIEMIVDVRSVPSSRRYPWFARDALAKALKEAGHDYHYLGDRLGGRPKDSICYAGGAIDYGRVAATPAFRSGLDELAELAVKHRLALMCAEREPMDCHRSILVCRHLAPLGFAVCHIHGDGRPEAQDEFEERLIQVTSSDDGPLLAGLEERPLQVQLAYNRRGRKMAFRA is encoded by the coding sequence ATGAGCACCAGCGACAAACCGCCAGTCTTCACCATCGGCCATTCGAATCATTCCTGGGAAGCGTTTCTGGACCTGGTGAACCGGCACGCGATCGAGATGATCGTCGACGTGCGCTCGGTGCCGAGCTCGCGCCGCTATCCCTGGTTCGCCCGCGACGCACTTGCCAAAGCGCTGAAGGAGGCCGGCCACGATTATCACTACCTGGGCGACCGCCTCGGCGGCCGGCCCAAGGATTCGATCTGCTATGCCGGCGGCGCCATCGACTATGGCCGGGTCGCCGCCACGCCGGCCTTCCGCTCCGGCTTGGACGAGCTGGCGGAGCTCGCCGTCAAGCATCGCCTGGCCCTCATGTGCGCTGAGCGCGAGCCCATGGACTGCCATCGCTCGATCCTGGTTTGCCGGCACCTGGCGCCGCTCGGCTTCGCCGTCTGCCACATCCATGGCGACGGCAGGCCGGAGGCCCAGGATGAATTCGAGGAGCGCTTGATCCAAGTGACCAGCTCGGATGACGGCCCGCTCTTGGCCGGGCTCGAAGAGCGCCCGCTTCAGGTGCAGCTCGCCTACAACCGCCGCGGCCGCAAGATGGCGTTCAGGGCGTAG
- a CDS encoding DUF1013 domain-containing protein codes for MAHLLMPKATAVWLVENTALTFDQIAEFCGLHPLEVQAVADGEVAVGMQGLDPIVNGQLTKEELERCLKDPKSRLKLTQPDLPQPVARPKGPRYTPIAKRQDKPDAIAWLLKSHPELSDSQISKLLGTTKQTIAAVRDRTHWNSPNIRQRNPVALGLCSEADLNEAVQRASAKAPAPAQPPAPAPSAEAASPAPASPSPAEPSSAPAESA; via the coding sequence ATGGCACATCTGTTGATGCCCAAGGCGACGGCCGTTTGGCTGGTCGAGAACACGGCCCTCACCTTCGATCAGATCGCAGAATTCTGCGGCCTGCATCCCTTGGAGGTGCAGGCGGTCGCCGACGGCGAGGTCGCCGTCGGCATGCAGGGCCTGGATCCGATCGTCAACGGCCAGCTCACCAAGGAAGAGCTCGAGCGTTGCCTCAAGGATCCGAAGTCGCGCCTGAAGCTGACCCAACCCGACCTGCCGCAGCCGGTCGCCCGTCCGAAAGGCCCGCGCTACACCCCCATCGCCAAGCGCCAGGATAAGCCCGATGCGATCGCCTGGCTGTTGAAGTCGCATCCGGAGCTGAGCGATTCGCAAATTTCGAAGCTGCTCGGCACGACCAAGCAGACCATCGCGGCGGTGCGCGATCGCACCCACTGGAACAGCCCGAACATCCGCCAGCGCAACCCGGTGGCGCTCGGCCTGTGCAGCGAGGCTGATCTGAACGAAGCCGTCCAGCGCGCGAGCGCAAAGGCGCCGGCTCCGGCACAGCCGCCGGCGCCGGCACCGTCCGCCGAGGCCGCGAGCCCAGCGCCCGCGAGTCCGTCTCCCGCCGAGCCCAGCAGCGCTCCCGCCGAATCCGCTTAA
- a CDS encoding fatty acid desaturase, producing the protein MDVDAIQTAGLDRATVLALSKRGNAQALLRLVSHLACLFAASGLVWLALGSVLVVPAIVLEGILLVFLFCPLHETIHRTAFASHWLNDGVAFLAGALLLLPPEYFRQFHFAHHRFTQDQTSDPELTTPKPATLWAYLWHVTGLPYWWSGLRTTLKHAVTGRVEEAFVAPAKARRVIREARLLWACYLALAAVSILIGSEAVLLIWILPALAGQPFLRLYLLAEHMGCPETADMLANSRTTSTNALLRWLAWNMPYHGEHHAYPSVPFHALPALNGLIGDHVQTRASGYIAVHRALLGGLRA; encoded by the coding sequence ATGGACGTCGACGCGATCCAGACGGCGGGCCTCGACCGCGCCACGGTCCTGGCGCTCTCCAAGCGCGGCAATGCCCAGGCGCTGCTGCGGCTCGTCTCGCATCTGGCGTGTCTATTCGCCGCCTCCGGTTTGGTGTGGCTCGCGCTGGGCAGCGTCCTGGTCGTGCCGGCGATCGTTCTCGAGGGAATCCTGCTGGTCTTTCTCTTCTGCCCGCTGCACGAGACCATCCACCGCACAGCCTTCGCCAGCCATTGGCTCAATGACGGTGTCGCATTCCTCGCCGGCGCGCTCTTGCTGCTGCCGCCGGAGTATTTCCGGCAATTCCATTTCGCCCATCATCGTTTCACTCAGGATCAAACCAGCGATCCCGAGCTCACGACGCCGAAGCCGGCGACGCTCTGGGCCTATCTGTGGCACGTGACCGGGCTTCCCTATTGGTGGAGCGGCCTTAGAACGACGCTGAAGCACGCCGTCACCGGCCGCGTCGAGGAGGCCTTCGTTGCGCCGGCGAAAGCCCGCAGGGTCATTCGCGAGGCGCGCCTCCTCTGGGCCTGCTATCTGGCGCTGGCTGCGGTCTCGATCCTCATCGGCAGCGAGGCCGTCTTGCTCATCTGGATCCTGCCGGCGCTGGCGGGCCAGCCTTTCCTCAGGCTTTATCTCTTGGCCGAGCACATGGGCTGTCCGGAAACTGCCGACATGTTGGCCAATTCGCGCACAACATCCACCAACGCCCTCCTGCGCTGGCTCGCCTGGAACATGCCCTACCATGGCGAGCATCACGCCTATCCCTCGGTGCCGTTTCACGCGCTGCCGGCGCTGAACGGACTCATCGGCGATCATGTGCAGACGCGCGCCTCGGGATACATTGCCGTCCACCGCGCGCTGCTCGGCGGTTTGCGCGCGTGA
- a CDS encoding GFA family protein, giving the protein MGEAATVREGGCLCGAVRFQASGPPHKVNYCHCRMCQKASGAPVVTWATYARGQVTFTLGCPTIYQSSAQAQRGFCSVCGTPLLWHGVGDPNWIDLTVGAFDEPDALPPEEHIWTQSRIRWLAVADSLPQHSKRGPRSTGYA; this is encoded by the coding sequence ATGGGCGAAGCCGCCACGGTTCGTGAGGGCGGATGCCTGTGCGGCGCGGTGCGCTTCCAGGCATCCGGCCCGCCCCACAAGGTCAACTACTGCCATTGCCGGATGTGCCAGAAGGCGAGTGGAGCGCCGGTCGTGACCTGGGCCACCTATGCCCGCGGCCAGGTGACCTTCACCTTGGGCTGTCCCACCATCTATCAATCCTCGGCCCAGGCGCAGCGGGGTTTCTGCTCGGTCTGCGGCACGCCGCTCCTGTGGCATGGCGTGGGGGATCCCAATTGGATCGACCTCACCGTCGGCGCCTTCGATGAGCCCGATGCGCTGCCGCCGGAGGAGCACATCTGGACCCAGAGCCGGATCCGCTGGCTGGCGGTGGCCGATTCCTTACCACAGCATTCCAAGCGCGGACCGCGGTCGACGGGCTACGCTTGA
- a CDS encoding NAD(P)H-quinone oxidoreductase: MTLPTSMTAIEISRPGGPEVLVPATRPVPTPGPGEVLIKVAAAGVNRPDCLQRQGGYPPPPGASDLPGLEVAGEIVALGPPGPAAARAGSPPWKPGDKVTALLAGGGYAEYAAAPGVQCLPVPGRLGMIEAACLPETVFTVWTNLFERGGLKTGEVALIHGGSSGIGTTAIQLAREFGARVFTTAGSPEKLAACLELGAEQAINHREEDFVEVVTKAAGGADVILDMVGGPYVVRNLNVLKTEGRLVQIAFLQGSKVQLDLSIVMRKRLIVTGSTLRPRTPEQKGAIAASLLAKVWPLIAEGRVKPIIHKTFPLKEAAAAHALMESNAHIGKIALTI, translated from the coding sequence ATGACCCTCCCCACGAGCATGACCGCCATCGAGATCAGCCGGCCGGGCGGGCCGGAGGTGCTGGTGCCGGCCACCCGCCCGGTGCCGACGCCCGGCCCGGGCGAGGTCTTGATCAAGGTCGCGGCCGCCGGGGTCAACCGCCCGGATTGCCTGCAGCGCCAAGGGGGCTATCCCCCGCCGCCGGGCGCTTCCGACCTCCCGGGCCTCGAAGTCGCGGGCGAGATCGTGGCCTTGGGTCCGCCTGGACCCGCCGCCGCGCGCGCCGGAAGCCCCCCCTGGAAGCCAGGCGACAAGGTGACCGCGCTTTTGGCCGGCGGCGGCTATGCCGAATACGCCGCGGCACCGGGAGTTCAATGCCTGCCGGTCCCGGGGCGTCTCGGCATGATCGAGGCCGCCTGCCTGCCGGAGACGGTCTTCACGGTGTGGACCAATCTGTTCGAGCGGGGCGGTCTCAAGACGGGCGAGGTCGCCCTCATCCATGGCGGCTCCAGCGGTATCGGCACGACGGCAATCCAGCTCGCCCGCGAGTTCGGCGCCCGGGTGTTCACCACGGCCGGAAGCCCGGAAAAGCTGGCGGCCTGCCTCGAGCTTGGGGCCGAGCAGGCGATCAATCACCGCGAGGAGGACTTCGTCGAGGTCGTAACCAAGGCGGCCGGCGGCGCCGACGTGATTCTCGATATGGTCGGCGGGCCCTATGTCGTTCGCAATCTCAACGTGCTGAAGACCGAGGGAAGGCTCGTCCAGATCGCTTTCCTGCAAGGCAGCAAGGTCCAGCTCGACCTCAGCATCGTCATGCGCAAAAGGCTGATCGTCACCGGCTCCACCTTGCGACCGCGCACGCCCGAACAGAAGGGCGCCATCGCCGCCTCACTCCTCGCCAAGGTCTGGCCTCTGATCGCCGAAGGCCGAGTTAAACCCATAATCCATAAGACTTTTCCGCTGAAGGAAGCGGCCGCCGCGCATGCCCTGATGGAGTCGAACGCGCATATCGGCAAGATCGCGCTCACCATCTAA
- a CDS encoding glutathione S-transferase family protein: MLTLYDNMPSGNGYKARLVLAQLAIPYRRVELDIFKRETRTPEFLKKNPNGRIPTLALDDGTHLPESNAIIFYLADGTPLLPADRLLRAQVLQWMFFEQYSHEPNIATVRFWLHLPKLSEAQQAQLPAKREQGYAALDVMEDHLARNAYFVGGRYSIADVALYAYTHVAEEGGFDLGRFAAIKSWFKRVEGQPGHIPITQG, encoded by the coding sequence ATGCTGACGCTCTATGACAACATGCCGTCGGGCAATGGCTACAAGGCGCGCCTGGTCTTGGCGCAGCTCGCCATTCCCTATCGACGCGTCGAGCTCGACATCTTCAAGCGCGAGACGAGGACGCCGGAATTCCTGAAGAAGAACCCGAACGGGCGCATCCCGACCCTGGCACTCGATGACGGGACCCACCTCCCCGAATCGAACGCGATCATCTTCTACCTGGCCGACGGCACGCCCTTGCTGCCGGCAGACCGGCTCCTCCGCGCCCAGGTGCTGCAATGGATGTTCTTCGAGCAGTACAGCCACGAGCCGAACATCGCCACGGTCCGCTTCTGGCTGCATCTGCCGAAGCTGAGCGAGGCGCAGCAGGCGCAGCTTCCGGCCAAGCGCGAGCAGGGTTATGCCGCCCTCGATGTGATGGAGGATCATCTCGCCCGCAACGCGTACTTCGTGGGCGGGCGCTATTCCATCGCCGATGTGGCGCTCTACGCCTATACCCATGTGGCGGAGGAAGGCGGCTTCGATCTCGGTCGCTTCGCGGCGATCAAGAGTTGGTTCAAACGCGTCGAAGGACAGCCGGGACACATTCCGATCACGCAGGGCTGA
- a CDS encoding DUF1127 domain-containing protein: MAMTRIDSTSLHSAAAAHRQTGIGNLLVTLWDKALQWQERARSRYALSRMDEAALKDIGLSRSLAESEINKPFWRG; the protein is encoded by the coding sequence ATGGCCATGACCCGGATCGACTCGACCTCCCTTCACAGCGCCGCCGCCGCCCATCGCCAGACCGGCATCGGCAATCTGCTCGTGACCCTCTGGGACAAGGCGCTGCAATGGCAGGAGCGGGCCCGCAGCCGCTATGCGCTGAGCCGGATGGACGAGGCGGCGCTCAAGGATATCGGCCTCAGCCGCTCCTTGGCCGAGAGCGAGATCAACAAGCCGTTCTGGCGCGGCTGA
- a CDS encoding cupin domain-containing protein produces MQERTRGDHVIAGRETVAEGADLRVTILTLAAGQCIPWYYHTEITDSFFCMAGPLVVETRAPRATHVLQPGQTCTVAPMIAHYVHGQDGGPAKFMIVQGVGVYDFMPVGG; encoded by the coding sequence ATGCAGGAGCGCACGCGCGGCGACCATGTCATCGCCGGCCGCGAGACGGTGGCCGAAGGTGCGGATTTGCGCGTCACCATCCTGACCCTGGCGGCCGGGCAGTGCATCCCCTGGTACTACCACACTGAGATCACCGACAGCTTCTTCTGCATGGCGGGACCGCTGGTGGTCGAGACCCGGGCGCCGCGCGCCACCCACGTATTGCAGCCCGGCCAGACCTGCACCGTCGCGCCGATGATCGCCCACTATGTGCACGGTCAGGACGGCGGTCCCGCCAAGTTCATGATCGTGCAGGGCGTCGGGGTCTACGACTTCATGCCGGTCGGGGGCTGA
- a CDS encoding alpha/beta hydrolase has product MTGPLLKRVRTDALEIAFEESGPGDGAPVILLHGFPDDPRTWDGIATPLAAAGYRVFVPYLRGYGPTRFLHARTPRSGQQAALGDDLRAFMDGLRLERATLVGYDWGGRAACIVAALWPERVRALVSITGYNIQNIALSGAPADPREEHRLWYYWYFQTERGHAGLEANRRQLCRLLFELWSPNLSLDDAGYERTAASFDNPDFVEVVIHSYRHRVGNAPGDPALEAIERSLAAQPPITVPTIVLHGAADGVTPPEGSEADARHFSGPYQRRVVPAAGHFFPREAPEAVVEAVLELTGTASNPAT; this is encoded by the coding sequence ATGACGGGGCCGTTGTTGAAGCGCGTTCGCACCGACGCGCTGGAGATCGCCTTCGAGGAAAGCGGCCCCGGCGATGGTGCGCCCGTTATCCTGCTCCACGGCTTTCCCGATGATCCCCGAACCTGGGACGGCATCGCAACCCCGCTTGCCGCCGCGGGCTACCGCGTCTTCGTTCCCTATCTCAGAGGCTACGGGCCGACGCGTTTTCTCCATGCGCGCACGCCGCGCTCGGGTCAGCAGGCCGCCCTCGGCGATGATCTCCGCGCCTTCATGGATGGGCTCCGGCTCGAGCGCGCCACTCTGGTCGGCTACGATTGGGGCGGCCGCGCCGCTTGCATTGTCGCGGCCTTGTGGCCCGAGCGCGTCCGCGCCTTGGTCTCGATCACCGGCTACAACATCCAGAACATCGCCCTCTCCGGCGCTCCCGCCGATCCACGTGAAGAGCATCGGCTCTGGTACTACTGGTACTTCCAAACCGAACGCGGTCATGCCGGTCTCGAGGCCAACCGACGCCAGCTCTGCCGTCTGCTATTTGAGCTCTGGTCGCCGAATCTCAGCCTCGACGATGCGGGCTACGAGCGGACGGCGGCGTCCTTCGATAACCCGGACTTCGTCGAGGTGGTGATCCACTCCTACCGGCACCGCGTCGGCAACGCGCCGGGCGATCCGGCGCTGGAGGCGATCGAACGCTCGCTTGCCGCCCAGCCTCCAATCACGGTGCCGACGATCGTGCTGCATGGTGCGGCCGATGGCGTGACGCCGCCGGAAGGATCCGAAGCGGACGCGCGCCATTTCTCCGGCCCCTATCAGCGGCGCGTGGTGCCCGCGGCCGGGCATTTCTTTCCACGCGAGGCGCCGGAGGCGGTCGTCGAGGCGGTGCTTGAGCTGACGGGGACAGCCTCAAATCCGGCCACATAG
- a CDS encoding acyl-CoA synthetase, with protein sequence MANPFGTDLDRNAANFVPLSPLSFLARAAAVYPTRTALVHGSVRRSWAETASRCRRLASALKRRGIGKGDTVAVMAPNVPALYEAHFGVPMAGAVLNALNIRLDAEALAFILEHGETKLLITDGEFAGVIGAALKRLAKPPVVVDIEDALGPSARLGEVTYEALLEEGDPNDAWTPPGDEWDAIALNYTSGTTGNPKGVVYHHRGAYLNALGNILVWHLQPHPTYLWTLPMFHCNGWCFPWTLAALAGTSVCLRRVEAGAIFAALADERVSHLCGAPIVMNMLLNAKPNERRPFDHKVEMMTAASAPPAAVIQGMEKLGFAITHVYGLTEVYGPAVVCAWHDAWNAEPAEEQARLKARQGVRYPVLDGLMVADPKTLAPVPADGLTMGEVFMRGNIVMKGYLKNARASEDAFRDGWFHTGDLGVMHEDGYIELKDRSKDIIISGGENISTIEVEGVLYRHPAVLEAAVVARPDARWGESPCAFVTLKDGAKADSEEIIQFCRQHMARFKVPKTVVFGLLPKTSTGKIQKFVLREKAKAIGTSDR encoded by the coding sequence ATGGCCAATCCCTTCGGGACCGATCTCGACCGCAACGCGGCCAACTTCGTGCCGCTCTCGCCGCTCTCCTTCCTCGCGCGGGCGGCCGCGGTCTATCCCACCCGCACCGCTCTCGTGCATGGGTCGGTCCGGCGGAGCTGGGCCGAGACCGCTTCGCGCTGCCGGCGCCTCGCCTCGGCCTTGAAGCGGCGCGGCATCGGCAAGGGCGATACGGTGGCCGTGATGGCGCCCAATGTGCCGGCACTCTATGAGGCGCATTTCGGCGTGCCGATGGCGGGTGCCGTCCTGAACGCGCTCAACATCCGCCTCGATGCCGAGGCTCTCGCCTTCATCCTGGAGCACGGCGAGACCAAGCTCCTCATCACCGATGGCGAGTTCGCGGGCGTGATCGGTGCCGCCCTGAAGCGCCTGGCAAAGCCGCCCGTGGTCGTCGACATCGAGGATGCGCTGGGGCCGAGCGCGCGGCTGGGCGAGGTGACATACGAGGCCCTCCTCGAGGAGGGCGACCCGAATGACGCATGGACGCCGCCCGGCGATGAGTGGGATGCGATCGCGCTCAACTACACCTCGGGCACCACCGGCAATCCCAAGGGTGTGGTCTATCACCATCGCGGCGCCTATCTGAACGCGCTCGGCAATATCCTCGTCTGGCACCTGCAGCCGCATCCGACATATCTGTGGACGCTGCCGATGTTCCACTGCAATGGCTGGTGCTTCCCCTGGACTTTGGCGGCCCTCGCCGGCACCAGCGTGTGCTTGCGCCGGGTCGAGGCCGGCGCCATCTTCGCCGCTCTCGCGGATGAGAGGGTGAGCCATCTCTGCGGTGCTCCCATCGTCATGAACATGCTCCTCAACGCCAAGCCCAACGAGCGCCGCCCGTTCGACCACAAGGTCGAGATGATGACCGCCGCCTCGGCGCCGCCGGCCGCCGTGATCCAGGGCATGGAAAAGCTCGGCTTCGCCATCACCCATGTCTACGGGCTGACCGAGGTCTACGGGCCCGCGGTGGTTTGCGCCTGGCATGACGCATGGAATGCCGAGCCGGCCGAAGAGCAGGCGCGCCTCAAGGCCCGCCAAGGTGTCCGCTATCCCGTGCTCGACGGGCTCATGGTCGCCGATCCCAAGACCTTGGCGCCGGTGCCGGCCGACGGCTTGACCATGGGCGAGGTGTTCATGCGCGGCAACATCGTCATGAAGGGCTACCTCAAGAATGCGCGCGCCAGCGAGGACGCCTTCCGCGACGGCTGGTTCCACACCGGCGATCTCGGCGTGATGCACGAGGACGGCTATATCGAGCTCAAGGACCGCTCGAAGGACATCATCATCTCCGGCGGCGAGAACATCTCGACCATCGAGGTCGAAGGCGTGCTCTACCGGCACCCCGCGGTCTTGGAAGCCGCCGTGGTGGCGCGGCCGGATGCGAGGTGGGGCGAGAGCCCTTGCGCCTTCGTCACCCTCAAAGACGGGGCGAAGGCCGATTCCGAGGAGATCATCCAATTCTGCCGCCAGCACATGGCCCGGTTCAAAGTGCCGAAGACCGTGGTGTTCGGCCTCTTGCCGAAGACCTCCACCGGCAAGATCCAGAAATTCGTGCTGCGCGAGAAGGCGAAGGCGATCGGCACGAGCGATCGATGA
- a CDS encoding SDR family oxidoreductase has product MRLKGKIAVVTGAASGIGRAVAERFASEGAKVMLADVKAKEGRAAARAIGRGAKFVLCDVGDKKAVDRLIQATARAFGAIDIMVANAGIVHSGDFLELAEADWDKVIRVNLKGVFLASQAAARQMVRQIAKGRAPGSIITMSSVNAVLAIPSIPAYVAAKGGVNQLTKAMALALAPHGIRVNAIGPGTILTELAQAVLTDDAARKRILSRTPLGRLGTGDEVASVAVFLASQDASYITGQTIYPDGGRLALNYTVAVPD; this is encoded by the coding sequence ATGCGTCTCAAGGGAAAGATTGCCGTCGTCACCGGTGCGGCGAGCGGCATCGGCCGCGCCGTGGCGGAGCGGTTCGCCAGCGAAGGTGCCAAGGTAATGCTGGCGGACGTCAAGGCGAAGGAAGGCCGTGCCGCGGCACGGGCGATCGGGCGCGGCGCCAAATTCGTCCTCTGCGATGTCGGCGACAAGAAAGCGGTCGATCGGCTGATCCAGGCGACCGCGCGCGCCTTCGGCGCCATCGACATCATGGTCGCCAATGCCGGCATCGTGCATTCGGGCGACTTCCTGGAGCTGGCCGAGGCCGATTGGGACAAGGTGATCCGGGTCAACCTCAAGGGCGTGTTCCTCGCCTCCCAGGCGGCCGCCCGGCAAATGGTGCGCCAGATCGCCAAAGGACGCGCCCCCGGCAGCATCATCACCATGAGCTCGGTCAACGCCGTGCTGGCGATCCCGAGCATTCCGGCCTACGTGGCCGCCAAGGGCGGGGTCAATCAGCTGACCAAAGCCATGGCGCTGGCCTTGGCGCCGCACGGGATTCGCGTCAATGCCATCGGCCCCGGCACCATCCTGACCGAGCTCGCCCAAGCGGTCTTGACCGATGATGCCGCGCGCAAGCGCATCCTGTCGCGGACACCCCTGGGGCGGCTCGGCACCGGCGACGAGGTGGCGAGCGTGGCGGTATTTCTCGCCTCCCAGGATGCGAGCTACATTACCGGTCAGACCATCTATCCCGATGGCGGCCGGCTCGCCCTCAACTATACGGTGGCCGTGCCGGATTGA